CCGGGTTGCGGCGGCTCCAGAAGGCGGGGAGGTAGCGGTCCAGCTCCTCGATGACCTCCTCCGGGAGTTCGGCCATCTCCAGGCCCTCGCGGTCGAAGTAGTCGGCGGCGGCTACCCCCCAGCCTCCGCCCAGGGTCATCACCGCCGTGCGGGAGCCTCGGGGCACGGGAAGGGAGGAGAAGGCCGCGGCCAGGTCCACCAGCTCCTCGGTGGTTTCCGCCTCGATGATGCCCGCCTGCTCCATGGCCCCGCGGAAGAGCTCGTAGGGGCCCGCCAGGGAGCCGGAGTGGGAGAGGACCGCCCGCTGCCCCTGGCGGCCCTTGCCCGCCTTGAGGGCAATGACCGGCTTGTGGGGGGTGATGCGCCGGGCCACTTCCAGGAATTTCCTCCCGTCCTTCACCCCCTCGATGTAGAGGATGATGGTCTCCGTCTCCGGGTCCCCGCCCAGGTACTCCAGCCAGTCGCTGATGTCTGTGTTGGCGGCGTTGCCGCTCCCGATGAAGCGGCTGAAGCCCACCCCCTTGCGGTATCCCCAGGTCATGAGCTGCACCCCCAGGTTCCCGCTCTGGGAGATGAAGCCCACCCCGCCTTTGAGGGGGAAGACTGGGGCCCCCAAGCAGCACAGGGAGCTGGTCTTGCTGTAGATCCCCATGGTATTGGGGCCTACGATGGTCATGCCCGCTCGGTTGGCGATCTCCGCCAGTTGCCGCTCTAGGCGGGCACCCTCCTCCCCCACCTCACTGAAGTTGGAGGAGACGACGACCGCGTTCTTGACCCCCTTCTCCGCCGCCTGCGCTATAACGTCGGGTACCTTGCGCGCCGGGATAGCCACCACCACCAGGTCGATCTCCTCCTCGATATCCCCGATGGAAGGATAGGCGGGAAATCCCAGCACCCGCTTCTCATGGGGGTTGACCATGAAGAGCTTCCCCCGGTAACCCCCGCCAATGATGTTCATGGGCATGTTGAACCCCCACTTGCCGGGCAGGTTGGAGGCCCCCACCACGGCTATGGACCGGGGATCGAACAACCGCTCGTAATATCTCCTCATGTATCCCTTCCTCCTCACTGGCTCAGGTCCTGACGGGCTGACCGAGAATGTATACAAGCCTTAGGATATCACGGCCCTTCGCCCCAAAGGGGTGGGAATTAAAAACGCCCCTTTGTCATCCGGCAAGAAGGGCTTTTTCTCTTCTCCCTTACCGCATGCAAGGGCGCGTGGATGCGCTTTTGCCTCAGGCCTGTATCTCCATATCTTTTTGAGGTCGTAGCCGATGCAGTTCGTGTAAAGAATAGGTAGGCTTAGGTAAATCTCCACATAAAAGGAGAGCGGTCGGTTGAACCAGTTGAGGATTTGGATATAATATGTAGAAACTTTTTGCGGAAAAAGAGCTGTAAAGGATAGGATCAAAGGCAAACAGGAGCTTCCCGCATGTTGGAGATCAGGTTTCACGGCAGGGGAGGCCAGGGAGCGGTCACCTCGGCCGAGCTGCTCGCCGTGGCGGCCATCAACAAAGGGATGTATGCCCAGGCCTTCCCGAGCTTCGGGCCCGAGCGCAGGGGGGCCCCGGTGGTGGCCTTCTGCAGGTTGGACAACAAGA
The genomic region above belongs to Actinomycetota bacterium and contains:
- a CDS encoding CoA-binding protein, whose product is MRRYYERLFDPRSIAVVGASNLPGKWGFNMPMNIIGGGYRGKLFMVNPHEKRVLGFPAYPSIGDIEEEIDLVVVAIPARKVPDVIAQAAEKGVKNAVVVSSNFSEVGEEGARLERQLAEIANRAGMTIVGPNTMGIYSKTSSLCCLGAPVFPLKGGVGFISQSGNLGVQLMTWGYRKGVGFSRFIGSGNAANTDISDWLEYLGGDPETETIILYIEGVKDGRKFLEVARRITPHKPVIALKAGKGRQGQRAVLSHSGSLAGPYELFRGAMEQAGIIEAETTEELVDLAAAFSSLPVPRGSRTAVMTLGGGWGVAAADYFDREGLEMAELPEEVIEELDRYLPAFWSRRNPVDIVGNVQRSNHFRVIDALARCPEVDMVISMGTLMGRDFWLENMFKTAVRPFFNMLFRRTRLLPFFQLSIWKGFRDSLRKRGGRTREGSGGIDPTETFQWTDLAVVRRIKRLMREEGKPIIAVAVNEGERSASFRMRDSGVFTASTPERAVRVAGKLAWYSRFLGDRGSD